A segment of the Atribacterota bacterium genome:
CATCATGGTCTTTACCTATCTGAGTAATACTAAGGATAACTTCTGGTCCTATCTTAATTATAGTACCTATGGGATATTGGTATAAATCTTCCAGACCCTGAAAGACTATATTCTCAAAGAGGTCTCCATAATTCAGTTCATACCCTTCTTCCTTTTTCTTTTCCAAACTGGATAGACTTAACAGGCTTACCTGTTTATGATCTATTCCTGCATGTATATCTCCTTTTAGCCCAACATTTTCAATCACAATGGCGCTGGGTACTTGCTTTTTGGGAATTTTTCGGCTATCTCCCACACAAACTGCTAATACCACTCCTTTTTGCTGGTTTTCTCTATTAACTGCTTCCTCTTGATTATCCTGTACTCCTTCATGTTCTATCTTGAGATATGATTTTCCCTGATAATGACCACTCTGCCCACCGTCTTTTTCCACCAGGTGAATATGACTTATTTCCATACCCCGTTCTACTGCCTTGCATATATCGTAAATGGTAAGGGCAGCCACTGTTACAGCATGCAAAGCCTCCATTTCCACTCCAGTTTTACCAGTAGTCATGACAATGGAACGAATTAAGATGCTGTTCCTTTCTTCCATAAAGTAAAAATCCATATCCACATTGGTCAGGATAAGAGGGTGACAGAGGGGAATCAATTGACTGGTCTGCTTGGCAGCCATGATTCCAGCAACCTGAGCTATACCCAAGACATCTCCTTTAGCCATCTTTCTATCTCTAATCAAAGCAAGGGTTTCCGGTTTCATGATAACTTCCCCTTCCGCAATAGCAATCCGGTGAGTATCCTGTTTTTCTCCCACATCAACCATACGCGCCCTTCCTTTTTCATTTAAGTGGGTGAACCATTTCTCACGATCCATTAGCTAACCTCCTATCTCAGACATATTAAATTCAGAAATATGATTATCTCTGATATGATGTCTGAATGGTTTAATGCGTATCGCTTCTTCCAGACTTTCCTGGATGATCTTTCTTCGCAAATTTCGGTTTTCCAAAGGTAGAGACCGTAATCTCCCTTTAAGGTTAATTTCCTTAGAACTATAAAGACAAGGCCTTAATTTCCCTTCAGCAGTTAATCGAATACGGTTACACCTCGCACAAAAATGCTGACTGATTGCAGTAATGAAACCTATCGTTCCTTTTGCGCCAGGCAATTGATAATAAACCGCAGGACCACAAGCCTCTTCATTTAATGACGGTTTTAAATCAGAAAATTTTATTTTCATCTTTTCTAGAATAGTTTGAGCAGAAACATAGTGTTTCATATTCACTTTGGTTAATTGCCTATTGGTAGGCATTAATTCGATAAACCGAACATAAACTGGCTTATCGAATGTCAGCTGAATAAAATCTTCTATTTCGTTCTCATTGATTCCTTTTAATAAAACTACATTTATTTTAACTGGAGTTAAGCCAATTTTCAAGGCAGTATCAATGCTTCGTAATGCCTTCTCCAGCCCATCAAATCCGGTAATTTGTTTAAATTTTTCTCTTTGTAATGAATCGAGGCTAATATTAACTCTTTTCAAGCCGGCATTTTTTAAAGAAGTTGCCAAGTCAGCCAGAAAATAACCATTGGTCGTCATGGAAATATCCTCTAATGTTCTTATCCGGCTTAATTGCTTGATTAAATCAACAATTCCTTTTCTAACTAAAGGCTCCCCTCCGGTCAATCTAATCTTCGTCATTCCCAAATCACCAGCAACCCGGGCAATCTCTGCAATTTCTTCATAACGAAGAATCTCTTGATGAGGAATAAAGTAAAAATTTTTCTCTGAAGTAGAACAATAAATGCATCTAAAGTTACAACGGTCAGTCAATGAAATTCTGAAATAGATAATTTGTCGATTATACGAATCAATTAATTTTTCCATTTAATAATATGTTGCCACATTCGTTTAGATCATATCCACCAAGCTGGGCAACCTGCTCCTTAAAATGATTTGTTCTTATTATTTCTAATATCTTTTTTATTCTCTGGCTATGAAAATATCTTTCGGGAATAATTAAATCATAGCGCTCTTTAATGAGAGGGACAAAGTCCAGATTAAATGCTTTAGCAGCTGAAAAAATTCCTAAACCTACATCTACTCTTTGGTTGACAACTGCAGAAGCTACCATTAGATGGGTAAATTCCTCCTGATTATATCCTTGAATTGAGGTAGGATTAATATTGTTCTTTTTAAGCAAATAATCTAAAAGAATCCGTGTTCCCGACCCTTTTTGTCGATTAATATAACGAATATCATCTCTTGCTAAATCTTTTATTGCCAAAATGTTTTTAGGATTGCCTTTTGCTACCATAAAGCCCTGCTGTCTAAAAGCCATATTTACTACCGCGACACTTTGACTTATTAAAACACGCTTGATATAGGGAAAATTATATTCTCCACTTTCCACATCCAAAAGATGAGAAGTTGCCAGGTGGGCAATCTCCTGTTTCAATGCTAACAGTCCTCCCATACTTCCGGTATGAAAAGATGCTAGACGAAATTCTGGCGAATTGGTTTGCAACTCATTCTTTAAAATATCCAATATCAGATCATGACTGCCGATAATAATTATGGTGTTATCTATATTAAAATCATGCTCTAATAATAATTCTGCTTCAGTTTCTTCTTTAAAGCTCAAACCTTCGCTAAGTGACGGTATTCTAATAAGTGCATCAGCTTCTACCAATGACGAAATAATCCCTGCTCCGCGATTTAAGGGATATGCCATTATTTTATCATCAATCTTAGCTAATTTTACCCGAAGAAATTCTTCATTTCCTAACTTGGAAACTATCTTTTTAGCCATTAATACCTTGGTCTTAATCCTTCCTGGAGGGCTCAGCCTTAAACTTTTATAAACCAAAGGCAAAACAAATTCCCATGCTGCTAATAAGTAAGAAACCGGGTATCCCGGTAAACCAATAACGGGAATACCTTGAACCATCCCGGCTAATGTAGGCTTTCCTGGCATCATAGCTATACCATGAAATAATATTTCTCCCATATCTGCCAGTACTTTTGCAGTAAAATCTTTACTACCAGCAGAGGTTCCTGCAATTACTGTAACAATGTCATTATCTTTTACTGCTGACTGTAATATCTTTTTTAAATCCTCTTTAATATCACGAATAATTGGATATATAACAGGCTCTCCACCCCATTGAATCACCGAATTTGATAACATTCTAGAATTAAAATCAAGGATATCCCCTGCTTTTATCTCTCCTTCATCAAGTCCGACCAATTCTTCTCCAGTGGGAATAATAGCAACTTGCGGCTTCTTCCAAACCTCTATTTCTGATATCCCTCCTGCCATTAAAGCACCTATATCCACCGGTCTAATTTTATGATTCGCAGTTAATATGAGTTGGTGAGTGACAATATCTTCTCCTATATTACGAACATTCATACCCGGGGAAACAGATTGAAATATTTTCAGTTGCGCGAAATTCTCTTTCTGATTCGGCACATTACTATCCGTTCTAACAGGAACTACATCTTCAATTTTTATCACTGAATCAAATTCTTCTGGTAAAGGATCTCCGGTATTTACATATAAAAAATCTTTCTTATGACTTAGAATAATTGGATTTTTTTCTGAGGCATCCTCTGCACTGCGGGAATGTACGGCTATTCCATCCATGGCTGATGCAGTATAATGCAAAGAAGATCTTCTAGCAAAAACAGCTTTAGAAGTAATTCGCTCAAGCGATTTTTCTACCGAAAGCAACTCATGTTTGGAGTTTAAAGTAATTAGACCTTCTGTAATGGCTTTCTCGATTTTTTGCTTTGCTTCCTCTAAGGATATTTTCTTCAAATAAATATTTCGTTCCATCATAAACATATCGTAAGGGGATTCTCCCCTTAAACCCCTTATATTGTAAAAATATTCCTTCCTTTTTCATTCTCTATTTTTACTACTCAAAAACTATAATTTCAAATATACCTTGTTTTATAATATTGTTTAGTATATTTGTCCAGCAAGGTCGTAAGGGGATTCTCCCCTTAAACCCCTTTTTTCATTAACTCTATATCAGTTTCGCTTAAATATTATAATATATTGTAATAAAACTAAAATATAGTAACGCTAACCTTTTCTCCCTGATATAAACCTTCTTGATTGAGTTTGATAGTAATATATCCATCAGCTTTGGCTAAAGAAGAAATAATTCCAGACTTACCCAAAATCGGTTCAGCCCACAGTTGGTCATTCTTACTTTTCAGTACTACCCTTACATATTCTTCTCTGCCAGCATCTGAAAATACATTACTTTCTAGTAAGGCATCAACCATTTTTCTTTGTCCAATATGAAGTATTTCACCTTTTAAGTCAAACATTATTCTTTTTACCACATTATCAAAAACCATCATGGCTGAAACAGGGTGTCCGGGCAAACCAACAAATAATTTTTGTTTATTTAAAGAAAGAATAGTAGGTTTACCAGGTTTTAAGGCTAAGCCGTGAACCAGGACTCCAGGTGAACCAAGATTATTCAATACATCTAAGGTATAATCTCTAATACCCACTGAACTGCCTCCAGAAATTAAGACTAAATCAATTTCCGGGGTATCTAAACATTTCTGAAGTACATTTTTCAACATCTTTTCATTATCTTTGATAATGCCAGCATAATAGGGAATACAACCTACTTGCTTTACTGCTGCACCAAGTGCAAAAGAGTTAATATCACGAACCTGGCCTGGTTCAGGTTTTTGATTTATAGAAATAATTTCATCACCGGTAGAAATAATTGCCACTACTAGTTTTTTGAAAACTTTGATTCTTTCTAAACCCAGGGCTGCTAACAAGCCAATATCCTGTGGTCTCAAGTAACAACCTTTTTCTAAAACTCTTTCATTTTTCTTGATATCTTCATCTTTACGCAATACATTTTCCCAGGGAGCTACTGAACGACTTATTTCAATCACTGTAGGGCTTAAGTCTTCTGTATACTCCAACATAACTACTGAATCAGCTCCTTCTGGTAACATCCCTCCAGTTGAAATTCTTGCCACTTGTCCCTTTTGCAATACATAAGAAGGTTTTTCTGACATCTTTATCTCACCAAGCAAATCAAGATAAGCTGGCAAACTATCACTTGCTCCATAAGTATCACTAGCCTTAACTGCGTATCCATCCATAGTTGATCTATTAAATCCAGGTATATTCTCAGTTGAAATAACATTTTCTGCTAACACTCTTCCATAAGCATGGATAAGGTCTATTTGCTCATCACGATTCTTAAAAAATGTAGCAAAATCAAAAGATTGACGAAAAATTTTTAGGCTTTCTTCAATTGTTGTGACTTTAAATAGTGGTTGAACCATAAAAACATACATCATCAGGGGATGCTTCCCCTGAAACCCCTCTCTTAAATAGTATATAGTAAATTTTGGTTATTGGTATATTAAAAAATCCTGTATGGAATTACCGTACAGGATTTTTTTCTTCTTTCCAATACGGGAGGCTCAAAAATTTATTAATGAACCTAGCGGTTAACTACCATAGAACAGGTCTTTAGGATAGTTAACTCGAAGAAATTTGTTCATTTTACCAAATAACTTACTAATTATACCTAAATTAGTCTATTTTTTCAAAGAATAATGCCAATTATATGAAGTGAGCATATCTTTTGTTAGCTACTCGGTAGGTTGTTTCCAAAAAACAAATAAAATCTTACACTACCTTTATTTATTATGCTCAAAACCTTCTTCCTGCCTTCTTCCCTAGAAATTCTCCTCTTACTATTTTCTTCAATAAGGGATGAGTATATATTTGCTATCACAATATTCATGATCAAAGTTCCTATTTTAGTCTAATGGATACAAAAACCTATTAAATCAGCTAAATGCAAGGATCCAATAAGTAAATTTGCTCCTAATTTCATTGCCACATCATACCCTAAACTAATGTAATTCCTTCTACATATAAAAAAAGCTTCATTAATTAGAGATCCTAAATTTCTACTCACAATTCCACCAGTAGATTATCTTCCAAAACCTATATTTCCCAAACTGATTACCGAATTTTTGAACTTTTTTGATTATATTTTCTGATGTAAATAATCCAGGAATTATTTCAACTAGCTGTATTGCCAAGCTAAGTTAAAAAATGCATACTAATAAATGGCTCTGTATTATTTAATGTATCAGATAGTTCAGTACTCAATAAAGAAATAGTTTACCATTAACATTAACTTTCTCTATATCAAATTCTAATTTTCCTTTTTCATCTACTATTTTTACAGTAAACGCTTCATTAATTTCAAAAAGATCAATATAGCTAATTCTCAAATGTAACTTTCTTAAAAGTTGCTTGATAGCTTTTGCAGAACTAATACATTTAATGTTTGGATCAATGCCAACAGAAGCATAAGCTCTAATGTGTACCATTGTTTCTAATTTTAGTTCTTTAGACCTATCTTCAGACATAACTAAAACAGCTGATGCATTATCGGCTCATGTGCAACTAAAACCTGCTGTTACTGTACTATTTTAGAAAAGCTATTGATAGTATCTTTAATTTTTCCAAAAAAGTATCAACTCGAAGGGCTTTGTCTACCTTAAAGAAATGGGCTAATAATCTTTATTAACTGCCAACAATTTTTATTAGTAAAACTTCTTCTTGTAATTTTCCTTTTACCAAGACTTATTGGGCTTTATGTTGACTATGTAAAGTAAATGGATCTTGGTCTTTTCGAGTGATATGATATTGATCAGTAAGTTCTCTCCACCTCTCCTATCAAATAATTTGTTAAAGACCAATGATTTTACAATTGGAACGCCTAAGTCTTCTGCAATCAATTCTTTTAATATACCTCCAAAACCACCTTAAACTAAACAAATCCCTTCTATAATTATAGCATTGTTACCTATTTATTATTTCCCCTATTTACCCATTAAAAGAAGTCTAAAAAGGTTTTATTTAGAAATACAAAAGCAATTCTTAAGTATTGCATTACATAATATTATAAAAATATTTTTTAGTACAATTAATTTATTGTAGATATTACATGGTTTGCCTAAATATAGACTTGCATAAAATAACTAGTTTTGTGATATGAATTTCATCATATATAATTATGAGAGCGGCTAAACAAACTCGTTATAATCTTTAAGATAAAAGCCAATTCTTAATTAAATGTAGAGAAATATCATTTATGGAAAGTTTTTATTAGCATTATTTATTTTATAAATAAAATATACTATTATCTAAAAGTAATCTTAATATTATTTTAAAAACTTAAACCCCAGATAGTAAAATAAGGGATTTTAATAATTACCAAGCATTGTGATAAATTTTAATAATATCTTCTAGATTAAGTTTCCTGGGATTATGCACTAGCAATCTTTCCGCCTTTACCGCAATTTTAGATAATTCTTCAATATGTTCTTTACTAACACCTGTAGCTCTCAACCTTTGTGGAATACCTATATCTTCAGAAAGCCTCCTAATTGCACTAACTGTCTTACTTGCACTTTCTATAATTGAAAAACCATCTACCTGCTCTCCTAAAGCTGCTGCAATATTTTTAAATTTTTCATAATTTCCTGGTAAATTAAACTCTATGACTGATGGCAACATTAACGCATTAGATAAACCATGGGGAATATGATATTTACCACCCAAAGCTAAACCCAAAGCATGTACAGCGTTACATCCTGCAATCGAAAAAGAAATTCCAGCAAAAAGACTAGCAATAGACATGTTATAACGTGAAGCCACATCCTTATCTCCCTGAAAAACAGCTTTCCTAAGGCTTCTACCAATTAAAGAAATCGCTTTGAAACTAATAGTATCTGTAAATATATTTGCATCTAGCGAGGTATAAGACTCAATTGCATGACATAAAGCATCCATACCTGTATGACCAGTAATTTTTGGAGGCATACTCAATGTCAGAATCGGATCAACTATTGCAAGATCAGCAAATAAATAAGGACTATATATAACAACTTTTTCTTCATTTTCATCGATTAATACAGAAACATTTGTTACTTCACTTCCAGTCCCAGCAGTTGTAGGAATCTGTATTTTTTTTAATCCTGGTTTCCGTAGTTTATCAAAACCATAATAATCATTGAGCTTACCTCCATTAGTAACTAATACAGAAACTCCCTTAGTTACATCTATAACACTCCCTCCACCTATTCCTACTAGGAGGTTGTAATTTCCTCCTTCCATTTCTTTTACACAATCATATACTACTTTTGCATGAGGTTCTGGTTCAACTCTATCAAAAATACCTACAACTAAATTATTATTTTCCAATATATTCTTTATTCTATCAATTATTCCAGCTTGTACAATTCCTATATCTGTGATTATCAGAACTTTATTTGCACCTAATTTAGTCGCCTCTTCTCCAATATTTTCAATTGAATTATTCCCTATTAATATCTTTGAAGGAGTTAGTATAGAAAAAATGGATTCTATTTTCATATCCTCTCACCTTTCTTTATATTGTATAATATCGCGGTATTTTCAGTAGTAATTTAATCATTCTAAATTTATTTCAACCCTTCCAAATTCATCCCATTCTCGAATTTGATAATATCTCTCCAGCATTCGGTCTAATTGAGGATTCTTTTCCGCATAACCTCCTTTCACCCGGGCAGATTTTAGAAGTCTAGGAGGGAGAGTATCATCCATGCGAGTAAAGCCGATCTTGTTATTAAAAGCCCTTTTTAGATTGAACAGTTTATTTCCCAAAAGTAATAAGCCTTCAACATCCAATTCCCAATTGGTAACTAAATTCAGCCACTGGGTTATTTGTTCCGGTCCAATGCCTCCTAGAATGATAAATTTACAAATCCCCAAGGCATTCAACACTGTCATAAAATTCTGCATCTTGATCACTAAGGCTACATTTTCTTCCCAGCTTCTTGTTGGCCCAAACCCAATGAGAGAGGGATTAAATCTGCCACTCTCTGCTATATAACTAAGACTCTCCAAATGACAAGCTCCTCGATTTGCTGTGGCGTAATTTAAAGCCATGGTTGCCCAAAGCCGGGGATCATGAAAGGCTACTTCTAAACCTTTTACATGCATAGCAAATTCTCTTGCGATACCCCCAATATGAGACGCAGCATTTTTAGTTCCTTCAGAAAGGATGGCACCAATAGCATCCTTGTTCGTAATTTTGGTAATCAGTTTCAATATTGCATCCCTGTTTCCCCATTCGACCTTGATACCCCCAGTATCTTTCTCGGTGATAAGGCCATTTTCGTATGCCTCCATGGCAAAGGCAATGACACTGCCTGCAGACATAGTATCTAGACCGTATCTGTTACATAGATCAGCTGCTTCAATCAGGGTAGCTAAATCATCATTCAAGAGCATGGAACCCAGACCAGCGATGGTTTCATATTCTGGTTGCTCTGTTTCCTCGCCCTCATATGGTCCACTTAAAATCTTTACCGTTTTTGCGCATCTGATCGGACAGGCAAAACAACTGTGATGCTTGACAAATGCTTTTTCTGCCATAGTCTGCTGGCTTATCTTCAGTGATTTTTCTTCCCAACTTGTTCCACGCCAATTCATGATGGGCAGGTCTCCAGACATTTCTGCTCCGGGAACTGAACCTGAAGTACCATAATGGGAGAAGGCTCTAGTGGCCTCTTTGATCGATGGAATATAGCCTTTGATTGAACGAATTAACGCATCCTTGTTTTCAAGGTCAACCCTTTTTGTACCCCTTACTACTATGGCCTTTAACTTCTTTGCTCCCATCACTGCACCCAATCCGCCTCTGGCTGCTACACGCATCTCATTGTACTCTG
Coding sequences within it:
- the moaC gene encoding cyclic pyranopterin monophosphate synthase MoaC — protein: MDREKWFTHLNEKGRARMVDVGEKQDTHRIAIAEGEVIMKPETLALIRDRKMAKGDVLGIAQVAGIMAAKQTSQLIPLCHPLILTNVDMDFYFMEERNSILIRSIVMTTGKTGVEMEALHAVTVAALTIYDICKAVERGMEISHIHLVEKDGGQSGHYQGKSYLKIEHEGVQDNQEEAVNRENQQKGVVLAVCVGDSRKIPKKQVPSAIVIENVGLKGDIHAGIDHKQVSLLSLSSLEKKKEEGYELNYGDLFENIVFQGLEDLYQYPIGTIIKIGPEVILSITQIGKDHDVDIVVRKQKVRSIMPQEGIFTQVVRGGTIQVGDSIEVIA
- the moaA gene encoding GTP 3',8-cyclase MoaA, with amino-acid sequence MEKLIDSYNRQIIYFRISLTDRCNFRCIYCSTSEKNFYFIPHQEILRYEEIAEIARVAGDLGMTKIRLTGGEPLVRKGIVDLIKQLSRIRTLEDISMTTNGYFLADLATSLKNAGLKRVNISLDSLQREKFKQITGFDGLEKALRSIDTALKIGLTPVKINVVLLKGINENEIEDFIQLTFDKPVYVRFIELMPTNRQLTKVNMKHYVSAQTILEKMKIKFSDLKPSLNEEACGPAVYYQLPGAKGTIGFITAISQHFCARCNRIRLTAEGKLRPCLYSSKEINLKGRLRSLPLENRNLRRKIIQESLEEAIRIKPFRHHIRDNHISEFNMSEIGG
- a CDS encoding molybdopterin biosynthesis protein, with the translated sequence MFMMERNIYLKKISLEEAKQKIEKAITEGLITLNSKHELLSVEKSLERITSKAVFARRSSLHYTASAMDGIAVHSRSAEDASEKNPIILSHKKDFLYVNTGDPLPEEFDSVIKIEDVVPVRTDSNVPNQKENFAQLKIFQSVSPGMNVRNIGEDIVTHQLILTANHKIRPVDIGALMAGGISEIEVWKKPQVAIIPTGEELVGLDEGEIKAGDILDFNSRMLSNSVIQWGGEPVIYPIIRDIKEDLKKILQSAVKDNDIVTVIAGTSAGSKDFTAKVLADMGEILFHGIAMMPGKPTLAGMVQGIPVIGLPGYPVSYLLAAWEFVLPLVYKSLRLSPPGRIKTKVLMAKKIVSKLGNEEFLRVKLAKIDDKIMAYPLNRGAGIISSLVEADALIRIPSLSEGLSFKEETEAELLLEHDFNIDNTIIIIGSHDLILDILKNELQTNSPEFRLASFHTGSMGGLLALKQEIAHLATSHLLDVESGEYNFPYIKRVLISQSVAVVNMAFRQQGFMVAKGNPKNILAIKDLARDDIRYINRQKGSGTRILLDYLLKKNNINPTSIQGYNQEEFTHLMVASAVVNQRVDVGLGIFSAAKAFNLDFVPLIKERYDLIIPERYFHSQRIKKILEIIRTNHFKEQVAQLGGYDLNECGNILLNGKIN
- a CDS encoding molybdopterin molybdotransferase MoeA translates to MMYVFMVQPLFKVTTIEESLKIFRQSFDFATFFKNRDEQIDLIHAYGRVLAENVISTENIPGFNRSTMDGYAVKASDTYGASDSLPAYLDLLGEIKMSEKPSYVLQKGQVARISTGGMLPEGADSVVMLEYTEDLSPTVIEISRSVAPWENVLRKDEDIKKNERVLEKGCYLRPQDIGLLAALGLERIKVFKKLVVAIISTGDEIISINQKPEPGQVRDINSFALGAAVKQVGCIPYYAGIIKDNEKMLKNVLQKCLDTPEIDLVLISGGSSVGIRDYTLDVLNNLGSPGVLVHGLALKPGKPTILSLNKQKLFVGLPGHPVSAMMVFDNVVKRIMFDLKGEILHIGQRKMVDALLESNVFSDAGREEYVRVVLKSKNDQLWAEPILGKSGIISSLAKADGYITIKLNQEGLYQGEKVSVTIF
- a CDS encoding iron-containing alcohol dehydrogenase, with translation MKIESIFSILTPSKILIGNNSIENIGEEATKLGANKVLIITDIGIVQAGIIDRIKNILENNNLVVGIFDRVEPEPHAKVVYDCVKEMEGGNYNLLVGIGGGSVIDVTKGVSVLVTNGGKLNDYYGFDKLRKPGLKKIQIPTTAGTGSEVTNVSVLIDENEEKVVIYSPYLFADLAIVDPILTLSMPPKITGHTGMDALCHAIESYTSLDANIFTDTISFKAISLIGRSLRKAVFQGDKDVASRYNMSIASLFAGISFSIAGCNAVHALGLALGGKYHIPHGLSNALMLPSVIEFNLPGNYEKFKNIAAALGEQVDGFSIIESASKTVSAIRRLSEDIGIPQRLRATGVSKEHIEELSKIAVKAERLLVHNPRKLNLEDIIKIYHNAW
- a CDS encoding aldehyde ferredoxin oxidoreductase family protein, with translation MNYFQRKNIRINLSNNEIRAESFSDDLYSDFLGGSGIASYILYTEQAYSLSPFSPQMPLLIIPGLLTGTPVPSACKTSICSKSPLSNSWSESTVGGYFGAELRKAGYNGIYITGKADKPVYIMIDNDKVEIRSAERIWGKDNSTASKRLKEEVDNQAVSMCIGIAGENLVKISGISVFTEYNEMRVAARGGLGAVMGAKKLKAIVVRGTKRVDLENKDALIRSIKGYIPSIKEATRAFSHYGTSGSVPGAEMSGDLPIMNWRGTSWEEKSLKISQQTMAEKAFVKHHSCFACPIRCAKTVKILSGPYEGEETEQPEYETIAGLGSMLLNDDLATLIEAADLCNRYGLDTMSAGSVIAFAMEAYENGLITEKDTGGIKVEWGNRDAILKLITKITNKDAIGAILSEGTKNAASHIGGIAREFAMHVKGLEVAFHDPRLWATMALNYATANRGACHLESLSYIAESGRFNPSLIGFGPTRSWEENVALVIKMQNFMTVLNALGICKFIILGGIGPEQITQWLNLVTNWELDVEGLLLLGNKLFNLKRAFNNKIGFTRMDDTLPPRLLKSARVKGGYAEKNPQLDRMLERYYQIREWDEFGRVEINLE